Proteins encoded by one window of Juglans regia cultivar Chandler chromosome 15, Walnut 2.0, whole genome shotgun sequence:
- the LOC108991627 gene encoding probable carbohydrate esterase At4g34215, which yields MAGVMSAMSQGPSVFLLAGQSNMSGRGGVINDNKTNSLIWNGQVPPECSPNPNILTLDLDKTWKVAQEPLHHQIDRLKPCGIGPGMHFAHEILAKDPSFGAIGLVPCAIGGTKIAQWQKGTPLYNLLVVIASAEGNYMDAVRNAEMTIRLKNVQTVDAMGSTFIQDQKHLNSESQIRLGQKLAEKFSFLFFPLINR from the exons ATGGCTGGTGTCATGTCTGCAATGTCCCAAGGACCATCTGTGTTTCTCTTAGCCGGACAGAGCAACATGTCTGGACGAGGAGGTGTCATCAAtgacaacaaaacaaacagCCTCATCTGGAATGGCCAAGTACCTCCAGAATGCTCTCCCAACCCGAACATCCTCACACTCGATTTAGACAAGACATGGAAGGTTGCCCAAGAGCCACTCCACCACCAAATTGATCGTTTGAAGCCCTGTGGAATTGGACCAGGCATGCATTTTGCCCATGAAATCTTGGCCAAAGATCCGAGTTTTGGGGCCATTGGCTTGGTCCCATGTGCAATAGGAGGAACCAAGATAGCTCAGTGGCAAAAGGGGACTCCACTGTACAATCTGTTG GTTGTAATTGCATCGGCAGAAGGTAACTACATGGATGCTGTGAGAAATGCTGAGATGACAATAAGACTGAAAAATGTGCAGACTGTTGATGCTATGGGATCAACCTTTATACAAGACCAGAAGCACTTGAATTCTGAGTCTCAAATTCGCCTTGGTCAGAAATTGGCTGAGaaattttctttcctctttttcccattaattaatagataa